The following proteins are encoded in a genomic region of Natronorubrum halophilum:
- a CDS encoding HemK2/MTQ2 family protein methyltransferase translates to MTLRDRRDVETDVYQPAEDSQLLAKVTCERLEDAESDRVVLEVGTGSGYVAGRIGDETDARVIASDLNPHAVRQARSEGIETVRADLVTPFADGAFDAVVFNPPYLPTDPDSEWDDWMERALSGGEDGRAVIDPFLSRVGRVLAPGGVVYLLVSSLTGVEEVVEEAGEHGFSAVAVADESFPFETLTVLELCR, encoded by the coding sequence ATGACGCTGAGAGATCGACGCGACGTCGAAACGGACGTCTACCAGCCGGCCGAGGACTCACAACTGCTCGCCAAAGTGACTTGCGAGCGCCTCGAGGACGCCGAGAGCGACCGGGTCGTTCTCGAGGTCGGGACGGGATCGGGGTACGTCGCGGGCAGGATCGGTGACGAGACGGACGCCCGCGTGATCGCCTCGGATCTGAACCCGCACGCGGTTCGACAGGCTCGAAGCGAGGGGATCGAAACGGTTCGAGCCGATCTGGTCACCCCGTTCGCGGACGGCGCGTTCGACGCCGTCGTGTTCAACCCGCCCTACCTTCCGACCGATCCCGACAGCGAGTGGGACGACTGGATGGAACGCGCGCTCTCGGGCGGCGAGGACGGTCGGGCGGTCATCGATCCCTTCCTCTCTCGCGTCGGTCGCGTGCTCGCGCCCGGCGGCGTCGTCTACTTGCTCGTCAGCAGTCTCACCGGGGTCGAGGAAGTGGTCGAAGAAGCCGGCGAACACGGGTTCAGCGCCGTCGCCGTGGCTGACGAGTCGTTTCCCTTCGAGACGCTGACGGTGCTCGAGTTGTGTCGGTGA
- a CDS encoding GntP family permease, translating into MAFENPLIVFAIGLIAVIALLVWLRLPAVLGLIIAGLIVGVATAEVPLGDVPSELAVGLGDTFEGVGIPILMAAIIGKAMMESGAAERIVRAFQSLTGEERSYLALWGSSTALSIPVFFDNVFFLLTPLARSMRARTGRDYALYIAVIGAGAATTHVLVPPTPGPLAVSLELGADLLWTMIIGAGVAIPTAIVSGIIYGKWINRRLDDIPLRETVGSTAEDARELAERETSALPGVFEASLPILLAVVLIASNTTLDYLLDLAAEGFFGLGTFEAALEAAQPAAAFIGDPNFALTAAALVAALTFLRVRDLDQDAWNNELVEALKSGGHIAAITSAGGAFGALLAASGIGVYIVDLINVGGAGISVLVSAWVIAAAIRIAQGSATVAMITTAGIMAPQVPELGVSAVYLALVIGAGGNICSWFNDSGFWLIKEIGGLTETETLKIWTVLTTIISVTAFIITLALATVIPNVPA; encoded by the coding sequence ATGGCGTTTGAAAATCCCTTGATTGTCTTCGCAATCGGGTTGATTGCTGTAATTGCGTTACTCGTATGGTTACGATTGCCTGCCGTCTTGGGTCTTATTATCGCCGGACTCATCGTCGGTGTCGCGACCGCTGAGGTGCCACTCGGCGACGTCCCGTCGGAACTGGCCGTCGGTCTGGGTGACACGTTCGAAGGGGTCGGTATTCCCATCCTCATGGCCGCCATCATCGGGAAGGCGATGATGGAAAGCGGCGCTGCGGAACGGATCGTTAGAGCGTTCCAGTCGTTGACCGGCGAGGAGCGCTCCTATCTGGCGCTGTGGGGGAGCAGTACCGCGCTGTCGATCCCGGTCTTCTTCGACAACGTATTCTTCCTGTTGACCCCGCTCGCGCGCTCGATGCGGGCCCGTACCGGTCGCGACTACGCGCTGTACATCGCGGTCATCGGCGCCGGCGCAGCGACGACGCACGTTCTCGTCCCGCCGACGCCGGGTCCGCTCGCGGTTTCGCTCGAGCTCGGTGCCGATCTCCTGTGGACGATGATCATCGGTGCGGGCGTCGCGATCCCGACGGCGATCGTGTCGGGGATCATCTACGGCAAGTGGATCAACCGCCGACTCGACGACATCCCGCTCCGTGAAACCGTTGGCTCGACCGCCGAAGACGCACGCGAACTCGCGGAACGGGAGACGTCGGCGCTGCCGGGCGTCTTCGAAGCCTCGCTGCCGATCCTCCTCGCAGTCGTCCTCATCGCGTCGAACACGACGCTCGACTACCTCCTCGATCTGGCCGCCGAGGGCTTCTTCGGTCTCGGTACGTTCGAGGCCGCGCTCGAGGCGGCACAGCCGGCCGCGGCCTTTATCGGCGATCCGAACTTCGCGCTCACCGCGGCGGCGCTGGTGGCCGCGTTGACCTTCCTGCGCGTTCGAGACCTCGATCAGGACGCCTGGAACAACGAACTCGTCGAGGCGCTGAAAAGCGGCGGCCACATCGCGGCGATCACCTCCGCCGGCGGCGCGTTCGGCGCCTTGCTCGCGGCCTCCGGCATCGGTGTGTACATCGTCGACCTCATCAACGTCGGCGGCGCGGGTATCTCCGTGCTGGTCTCGGCGTGGGTCATCGCGGCGGCGATCCGCATCGCACAGGGCTCCGCGACGGTCGCGATGATCACGACGGCGGGGATCATGGCCCCGCAGGTACCGGAACTCGGCGTGAGCGCGGTCTACCTCGCGTTAGTCATCGGTGCCGGCGGGAACATCTGCTCGTGGTTCAACGACAGCGGCTTCTGGCTGATCAAGGAGATCGGCGGCCTCACGGAGACCGAGACGCTGAAGATCTGGACGGTACTGACCACGATCATCTCGGTGACGGCGTTCATCATCACTCTGGCGCTGGCGACGGTAATTCCGAACGTGCCAGCCTGA
- a CDS encoding TrmB family transcriptional regulator, producing MDGEELTETLEDAGLSPYQADAFVTLLGLGSASATDIAQASSVPDPRIYDVLRGLEEQGYIETYEQDSLHARAHDPTDVLRNLRSRADRFEAAAGEIEDRWSRPDLEEHKVSIVKRLDTVLARADELIREAGNQVQIGLTPAQFEDLSDALATALENGVDVKVCLFPEIGTESALPSTDALARACTEARYRDLSSPFLALIDRSWTCFSPHGDSTNEYGVIVNDRTLAYVFHWYYLTCLWEIHETIYSDRRDEPPITYVDLRQCLRDVEPLLEDGVTIEATVVGFETDTGREVTKRGTITDLTYAGVSASDERTTPLPQLAGEASITLEVGGERYTIGGWGAMLEDLEAVRITIESLE from the coding sequence GTGGACGGTGAGGAACTCACCGAGACGCTCGAGGATGCGGGTCTTTCGCCGTACCAGGCGGACGCGTTCGTGACGCTGCTCGGGCTGGGATCCGCCTCGGCGACCGACATCGCGCAGGCGAGTTCGGTTCCCGACCCGCGAATCTACGACGTCCTGCGCGGACTCGAGGAGCAGGGGTACATCGAAACCTACGAGCAGGACAGTTTGCACGCTCGCGCTCACGACCCGACGGACGTGCTCAGGAATTTGCGGTCCCGCGCCGATCGCTTCGAGGCGGCGGCCGGCGAGATCGAGGACCGCTGGAGCCGTCCCGATCTCGAGGAGCACAAGGTGAGCATCGTCAAACGCCTCGATACGGTCCTGGCGCGAGCCGACGAACTGATTCGCGAGGCCGGGAATCAGGTTCAAATCGGCCTGACGCCCGCGCAGTTTGAGGATCTCTCGGACGCTCTCGCGACTGCCCTCGAAAACGGCGTCGACGTCAAGGTCTGTCTGTTCCCCGAGATCGGGACGGAGTCGGCGCTGCCGTCGACGGACGCGCTGGCCCGCGCCTGTACGGAAGCGCGATACCGCGATCTCTCCTCTCCCTTCCTGGCGCTGATCGACCGCTCGTGGACCTGTTTTTCCCCCCACGGCGACTCGACGAACGAGTACGGCGTGATCGTCAACGACCGGACCCTCGCGTACGTCTTCCACTGGTACTACCTCACCTGTCTCTGGGAGATCCACGAGACGATTTACTCGGATCGCCGCGACGAGCCGCCGATCACGTACGTCGATCTGCGACAGTGTCTCCGGGACGTCGAGCCCTTGCTCGAGGACGGCGTGACGATCGAAGCCACGGTCGTCGGGTTCGAAACCGACACGGGACGCGAGGTGACGAAGCGGGGAACGATCACCGATCTCACGTACGCCGGCGTTTCGGCCAGCGACGAACGGACGACACCGCTCCCCCAGCTCGCGGGCGAAGCCTCGATCACTCTCGAGGTCGGCGGGGAACGATACACGATCGGCGGCTGGGGGGCGATGCTCGAGGACCTCGAGGCGGTCCGGATCACGATCGAGTCGCTCGAGTGA
- a CDS encoding 16S ribosomal RNA methyltransferase A, producing the protein MRDPDGLIARAGVRGDPDRDQHFLVDDRVLDRLPTYVAEIDADTTHILEIGGGTGALTDRLLALGDTDEGDRVTVVERDRDLAAFLRREFADEIDAGRLTVIEGDALEVDLPDFTASVSNLPYGVSSEITFRLLPEKRPLVLMFQQEFAERMVAEPDTPEYGRLSVSTQHYADAELVESIPKEAFSPPPAVQSAVVRLVPRDPEYEIDDEAFFLRFVKALFTQRRKTIRNAIRNTAHISGLEEPDAVVEAADEEVLRKRAGAMAPEEFAALARLAADVSDLHDGQ; encoded by the coding sequence ATGAGAGATCCAGACGGACTGATCGCCCGGGCGGGCGTCCGCGGCGATCCGGATCGCGACCAGCACTTTCTCGTCGACGACCGCGTGCTGGACCGACTGCCGACCTACGTAGCAGAGATCGACGCCGACACCACCCACATCCTCGAGATCGGAGGCGGAACGGGCGCGCTAACCGACCGGTTGCTCGCGCTCGGCGACACCGACGAGGGAGACCGCGTGACTGTCGTCGAGCGCGACCGCGACCTCGCCGCCTTCCTGCGCCGGGAGTTCGCGGACGAGATCGATGCCGGCCGACTGACGGTGATCGAGGGCGACGCGCTCGAGGTCGACCTCCCCGACTTCACCGCCTCCGTCTCCAACCTCCCCTACGGCGTCTCGAGCGAGATCACGTTCCGACTCCTGCCCGAAAAACGCCCGCTGGTCCTGATGTTCCAACAGGAGTTCGCCGAGCGGATGGTCGCCGAGCCGGACACCCCGGAGTACGGTCGCCTCTCGGTCTCGACTCAGCACTACGCCGACGCCGAACTCGTCGAATCGATCCCGAAGGAGGCGTTCTCGCCGCCGCCGGCGGTACAGAGCGCGGTCGTCCGATTGGTGCCGCGCGACCCGGAGTACGAAATCGACGACGAGGCGTTCTTCCTGCGCTTCGTGAAGGCGCTGTTCACCCAACGCCGGAAGACGATCCGCAACGCGATTCGGAACACGGCACACATCTCGGGCCTCGAGGAACCCGACGCAGTCGTCGAAGCGGCCGACGAGGAGGTCCTTCGGAAGCGCGCGGGCGCGATGGCTCCCGAAGAATTCGCGGCGCTGGCCCGGCTCGCAGCCGACGTCAGCGACCTACACGACGGGCAGTAA
- a CDS encoding nitroreductase family protein has translation MSENAPKRRELREEVAAHRSPDHDIDPLFVNRWSPRAMTGESLDEDEYLPLFEAARWAPSAYNNQHWRFLYATREDDEWDTFADLLLGGNEEWATDAAVLAVIVSKTTFDHNGEPAPVHSFDTGAGWQNLALEGARRGLAVHGMAGFDYERAAEELDVPDEYAVEAMVAIGERAPPETLPEELQEREQPSDRKPLSEIIHRGGFEK, from the coding sequence ATGTCAGAGAACGCGCCGAAGCGAAGGGAACTCCGCGAGGAAGTTGCCGCTCACCGTAGCCCGGACCACGACATCGATCCGCTGTTCGTCAACCGCTGGTCGCCGCGCGCGATGACCGGCGAGTCGCTCGACGAGGACGAGTACCTTCCCCTGTTCGAGGCCGCCCGCTGGGCACCCTCGGCGTACAACAACCAGCACTGGCGGTTCCTGTACGCCACCCGCGAGGACGACGAGTGGGACACGTTCGCCGACCTGCTGCTCGGGGGCAACGAGGAGTGGGCGACCGACGCCGCCGTCCTCGCCGTTATCGTCTCGAAGACGACGTTCGACCACAACGGCGAACCGGCCCCCGTCCACTCGTTCGACACCGGCGCGGGCTGGCAGAACCTCGCCCTCGAGGGGGCGCGCCGCGGACTGGCCGTCCACGGGATGGCCGGCTTCGACTACGAACGCGCGGCCGAGGAACTCGACGTTCCCGACGAGTACGCGGTCGAGGCCATGGTCGCGATCGGTGAACGCGCACCGCCCGAAACGCTCCCCGAGGAACTCCAGGAGCGCGAACAGCCCAGCGACCGGAAGCCGCTCTCGGAGATCATCCACCGGGGCGGCTTCGAGAAGTAG
- a CDS encoding methionine synthase, whose amino-acid sequence MSANENKDQFRPENHANDHFLLTTVVGSYPKPKWLNRAKELYQDPDHGFDEDDYQEAKDDASRLITNEHERAGLDVVVDGEMRRNEMVEFFAHRIEGYEFNGPVKVWGHNYFDKPSVVSEVEYDESWLVDEYEFTAEASDRPVKVPITGPYTLANWSFNEAYDDDDELTLELADLVNEEIEKLVDAGARYIQIDEPALATTPDDHAIVGEALEHIVADIDDDVRIGLHVCYGDYSRIYPEILEYPVDEFDLELANGDYDQLDVFKDPEFTADLALGVTDVHVAEVESVEQIEQNILKGLEVVPPEQLVVSPDCGVKLLPREVAYGKMANMVEAARNVEADLDAGNIDVERGAPTPADD is encoded by the coding sequence ATGAGCGCGAACGAGAACAAAGACCAGTTCCGACCGGAGAATCACGCGAACGACCACTTCCTGCTGACGACCGTGGTCGGCTCCTACCCCAAACCCAAGTGGCTCAACCGCGCGAAGGAACTCTACCAGGACCCCGATCACGGGTTCGACGAAGACGACTACCAAGAGGCCAAAGACGACGCCTCGAGGCTCATCACGAACGAACACGAACGCGCGGGTCTCGACGTCGTCGTCGACGGCGAGATGCGACGCAACGAGATGGTCGAGTTCTTCGCCCACCGCATCGAGGGCTACGAGTTCAACGGCCCGGTCAAGGTCTGGGGACACAACTACTTCGACAAGCCGAGCGTCGTCAGCGAGGTCGAGTACGACGAAAGCTGGCTCGTCGACGAGTACGAGTTCACCGCCGAAGCGAGCGACCGACCGGTCAAGGTCCCGATCACGGGTCCCTACACGCTGGCCAACTGGTCGTTCAACGAGGCCTACGACGACGACGACGAGCTCACCTTGGAGCTCGCCGACCTCGTCAACGAAGAGATCGAGAAACTCGTCGACGCCGGCGCGCGCTACATCCAGATCGACGAGCCCGCGCTCGCGACCACGCCGGACGACCACGCGATCGTCGGCGAGGCCTTAGAGCACATCGTCGCCGACATCGACGACGACGTTCGCATCGGACTGCACGTCTGTTACGGCGACTACTCCCGTATCTACCCCGAAATCCTCGAGTACCCCGTCGACGAGTTCGACCTGGAACTCGCCAACGGCGACTACGACCAGCTCGACGTCTTCAAAGACCCCGAGTTCACAGCCGATCTCGCACTCGGCGTCACGGACGTCCACGTCGCCGAGGTCGAATCGGTCGAGCAGATCGAGCAGAACATTCTGAAGGGGCTCGAGGTCGTCCCGCCGGAGCAGTTGGTCGTCTCCCCCGACTGCGGCGTGAAACTCCTGCCTCGCGAGGTCGCCTACGGCAAGATGGCGAACATGGTCGAAGCCGCCCGAAACGTCGAGGCGGATCTCGACGCGGGCAACATCGACGTCGAACGCGGTGCGCCGACGCCGGCCGACGACTGA
- a CDS encoding mechanosensitive ion channel family protein — MSEILTGFDWLSDVFETTNLKLAVTVATVGLLLVVLLSYRQLQGWLADRMRPLYSDVVSMTVLISACLLSLAIVLGVWDQTSGIQAIYADQDLGSDTIARGVFTFVLVVGTFILTRFARRIIREVLGSASTVTDHQREITHRLTQVSIWSVSLVIILGVWIDDLGGLLVGAGFLGIVVGMAARQTLGTIIAGFVLMFDRPFEIGDWIEIEDEEGIITDISIVNTRVQSFDGEYIMVPNDVISSSTVINRSKRGRLRIEIDVGVDYTTDVERAADIAKDVVTELDESLTGPSPQVVTKNFADSAVVLGVRFWIDKPSARRRWNARTAAIHAIKTAFEEEGIKIPYPQRELSGRAETGGFRIDDDRTRAATDESSDGQETSTKPLPTEDD, encoded by the coding sequence ATGTCCGAGATACTGACGGGGTTCGACTGGCTATCGGACGTCTTCGAGACGACCAATCTCAAACTCGCGGTGACGGTCGCGACGGTCGGACTCTTGCTCGTCGTGCTCCTCTCCTATCGCCAGCTTCAGGGCTGGCTCGCCGATCGAATGCGACCGCTGTACAGCGACGTCGTCTCGATGACGGTGTTGATCTCGGCCTGTCTGCTCAGTCTCGCCATCGTCCTCGGCGTCTGGGACCAGACGAGCGGGATCCAGGCGATTTACGCGGACCAAGATCTCGGCAGTGACACCATCGCGCGGGGGGTCTTCACGTTCGTTCTCGTCGTCGGGACGTTCATCCTCACGCGGTTCGCTCGCCGGATCATTCGGGAGGTTCTCGGTTCGGCCTCGACCGTGACGGACCACCAGCGCGAGATCACGCACCGGCTCACGCAGGTGAGCATCTGGTCGGTGTCGCTCGTCATCATTCTCGGCGTCTGGATCGACGACCTCGGCGGCCTGCTCGTCGGGGCCGGATTCCTCGGTATCGTCGTCGGTATGGCCGCCCGGCAGACGCTCGGAACGATCATCGCCGGCTTCGTCCTGATGTTCGACCGGCCGTTCGAGATCGGCGACTGGATCGAGATCGAAGACGAGGAAGGGATCATCACCGACATCTCGATCGTCAACACGCGAGTTCAGTCGTTCGACGGCGAGTACATCATGGTCCCTAACGACGTCATCTCCTCGAGTACGGTGATCAACCGGTCGAAACGGGGCCGACTGCGGATCGAAATCGACGTGGGCGTCGACTACACGACGGACGTCGAACGGGCCGCCGATATCGCGAAAGACGTCGTCACCGAGCTCGACGAATCGCTGACCGGTCCGTCGCCACAGGTCGTCACCAAAAACTTCGCCGACTCGGCGGTCGTTCTCGGCGTTCGCTTCTGGATCGATAAACCGAGCGCGAGGCGGCGCTGGAACGCCCGAACGGCTGCGATTCACGCGATCAAGACCGCCTTCGAGGAGGAGGGGATCAAGATCCCGTATCCGCAGCGCGAACTGTCCGGCCGGGCCGAAACCGGCGGCTTCCGGATCGACGACGACCGGACTCGAGCGGCGACCGACGAGTCGTCGGACGGACAGGAAACGAGTACGAAACCCCTACCGACGGAGGACGACTAG
- a CDS encoding 5-methyltetrahydropteroyltriglutamate--homocysteine methyltransferase, which produces MTEYVSTTPGLFPLPDWAKDDLSDLKGHQKHDLVSGDEGAEISSVYEEAREEVIESQRDAGLDRVVEGQLRWDDMLAHPLAVHDAVETRGIVRYYDNNNFYREPVVSGDLEFSGDVANELEAAAELTGDDDLQAVLPGPYSLADLATDEQYGDETEFLGAIAEFLAGEVDAFPSVETLFLLEPSLVENAPEDGVDERASEAIDRVASATDADVVVQPYWGALEEKVYAHLLDADIDAVGFDFVANQDDNVYNIQEYGATGDVSLGLADGQNTLVEDPEAIRDRVDWVEDQLQVTEFETVYLTTNTETFYLPYAKYQEKLEVLAEAADLAEVTAA; this is translated from the coding sequence ATGACTGAGTACGTTTCGACCACGCCGGGGCTGTTTCCGCTCCCGGATTGGGCGAAAGACGATCTCTCGGATCTGAAGGGGCACCAGAAACACGATCTCGTCAGCGGCGACGAGGGTGCGGAGATCTCCTCGGTGTACGAGGAGGCCCGCGAAGAAGTGATCGAGTCCCAACGGGACGCAGGGCTCGACCGCGTCGTCGAGGGACAACTGCGCTGGGACGATATGCTCGCCCACCCGCTCGCCGTCCACGACGCCGTCGAAACCCGCGGCATCGTCCGCTACTACGACAACAACAACTTCTACCGAGAGCCCGTCGTCAGCGGCGACCTCGAGTTCTCCGGTGACGTGGCGAACGAACTCGAGGCCGCAGCCGAACTGACCGGCGACGACGATTTGCAGGCCGTGTTGCCGGGTCCGTACTCGCTGGCCGACCTCGCGACCGACGAACAGTACGGCGACGAGACCGAGTTCCTCGGAGCGATCGCGGAGTTCCTCGCGGGCGAGGTCGACGCCTTCCCGAGCGTCGAAACGCTGTTCCTGCTCGAGCCCTCTCTCGTCGAGAACGCACCCGAAGACGGTGTCGACGAGCGCGCGAGCGAGGCGATCGATCGGGTCGCGAGCGCGACCGACGCCGACGTCGTCGTCCAGCCCTACTGGGGCGCACTCGAGGAGAAGGTGTACGCCCACCTGCTCGACGCCGACATCGACGCGGTCGGCTTCGACTTCGTGGCGAATCAGGACGACAACGTCTACAACATTCAGGAGTACGGCGCGACCGGTGACGTCTCGCTCGGCCTCGCCGACGGCCAGAACACGCTCGTCGAGGATCCCGAGGCGATCCGCGACCGCGTCGACTGGGTCGAAGACCAGCTTCAGGTGACGGAGTTCGAGACGGTCTACCTGACGACGAACACGGAGACGTTCTACCTGCCGTACGCAAAATACCAGGAGAAACTCGAGGTCCTGGCGGAAGCCGCGGACCTCGCGGAGGTGACCGCCGCATGA
- a CDS encoding beta-glucosidase family protein gives MTEDNSLGSADEVDESRRTFMKATGAATAATAAGVGVPSATAAATGKIRELIDEMTLEQKVGQLTQVALGESGEGFDPNDEFATHDDVETVGELFTDLHVGSILNGGASGPTFDGEEFVAGLNGLQQFVVENNEPGVPFIWGGDALHGNCLLDGCTSFPQRLNMGATRDIDLVERAATHTGESVAAMGGHWNFGPTLDILRDMRWGRYFEGHSEDPMLLGEMGSARARGFERNGRVAATVKHFAGYGTPNTGKDRAHVRTSMRDLRTRQLPPYRRGLEEAKTVMVNSGAVNGKPAHGSPWLLTTVLRKRYDFDGVVLTDWDDFKRMLTNHEYRPDTDEGWRQAVKEGLQAGIDMHMCGGETAPTEFIDTTVDLVESGELSEKRIDESVRRVLELKHEVGLFEQPYAPEDEIGDIVGGAADVSERLAKESLVLLQNEGALPLEDDGNVLLTGPGIEDGTPNRFLMQHGGWTLGWQGVEDGFLTADGPRPRQTTIEGALADRLGDRLTHVPTEFEPAVYESIYENFDNGFFDVTDEQEAAVLEAAGTADAAVVVLGEGPHNEGFGDRDRMRFPESQRELVELVDGETGDDVPLVGVILAGSPRGTAETFQHLDAVLFAGQPGSDAGVAIADTLFGDYNPSGKLPFTWEGNVGHVPQFYDDYPPRQSVDASAGTVQFEFGHGLSYTDWEYSELSLSPDSVKDPATNPTVTARVTVENTGRMAGDHIVEVYNTEFYGSVLQPHRRLMGFERVHVEAGGSERVTIDLDLSTLEVVPGDVPGWRPKVVEAGEYECSVGVESTTLTVAKTASITDPEPAPGRYDINDDGREDFADVMALHRRLKRRR, from the coding sequence ATGACAGAAGATAATTCACTTGGGTCGGCTGACGAAGTCGACGAGTCACGACGGACGTTCATGAAGGCGACCGGTGCAGCGACCGCAGCGACGGCAGCCGGCGTTGGGGTACCGAGCGCGACAGCGGCGGCGACCGGGAAAATCCGGGAACTGATCGACGAGATGACCCTCGAGCAGAAGGTCGGTCAGCTGACGCAGGTCGCACTCGGCGAATCGGGGGAAGGATTCGATCCGAACGACGAGTTCGCGACCCACGACGACGTCGAGACGGTCGGCGAACTGTTCACGGATCTCCACGTCGGCTCGATACTCAACGGCGGCGCCTCGGGGCCGACGTTCGACGGGGAGGAGTTCGTCGCGGGATTGAACGGCCTCCAGCAGTTTGTCGTCGAGAACAACGAACCCGGCGTTCCGTTCATCTGGGGCGGCGACGCCCTCCACGGGAACTGTCTGCTCGACGGCTGTACGAGTTTTCCCCAGCGGCTCAACATGGGCGCGACCCGCGACATCGACCTCGTCGAGCGGGCGGCGACCCACACCGGCGAGTCCGTCGCAGCGATGGGCGGTCACTGGAACTTCGGGCCGACGCTCGACATCCTGAGAGACATGCGCTGGGGCCGCTACTTCGAGGGCCACAGCGAAGACCCGATGTTGTTGGGCGAGATGGGGAGCGCACGGGCACGCGGCTTCGAACGCAACGGTCGCGTCGCCGCGACGGTCAAACACTTCGCCGGCTACGGGACCCCGAACACCGGAAAGGACCGGGCACACGTTCGAACCTCGATGCGGGACCTCCGGACCAGACAGCTGCCGCCGTATCGGCGCGGTCTCGAGGAGGCCAAGACGGTGATGGTCAACAGCGGGGCGGTCAACGGCAAACCAGCACACGGCTCTCCCTGGCTGTTGACGACAGTGCTCCGGAAACGCTACGACTTCGACGGCGTGGTCCTCACCGATTGGGACGACTTCAAGCGGATGCTCACCAACCACGAGTATCGTCCGGACACCGACGAGGGCTGGCGGCAGGCGGTCAAAGAAGGGCTGCAGGCCGGCATCGATATGCACATGTGCGGCGGGGAGACCGCGCCGACCGAGTTCATCGACACGACCGTCGATCTTGTCGAGAGCGGCGAACTGTCCGAAAAGCGCATCGACGAGTCGGTCCGTCGGGTTCTCGAACTCAAACACGAGGTCGGCCTGTTCGAGCAACCGTACGCGCCGGAAGACGAGATCGGCGACATCGTCGGCGGCGCGGCGGACGTCTCCGAACGACTCGCCAAGGAGTCGCTGGTCCTGTTGCAAAACGAGGGCGCGCTCCCGCTCGAGGACGACGGAAACGTGTTACTGACCGGTCCCGGTATCGAGGACGGAACGCCGAACCGGTTCTTGATGCAACACGGCGGCTGGACGCTTGGCTGGCAGGGAGTCGAGGACGGGTTCCTGACGGCGGACGGGCCGCGTCCGCGCCAGACGACCATCGAGGGCGCGCTGGCCGACCGTCTCGGCGACCGACTCACGCACGTCCCGACCGAGTTCGAGCCCGCCGTTTACGAGAGCATCTACGAAAACTTCGACAACGGCTTCTTCGACGTCACCGACGAGCAAGAGGCGGCGGTGCTCGAGGCGGCCGGAACCGCCGACGCCGCTGTCGTCGTGCTCGGCGAAGGGCCGCACAACGAGGGCTTCGGCGACCGAGACAGGATGCGATTCCCCGAGTCCCAGCGGGAACTCGTCGAACTCGTCGACGGGGAAACCGGCGACGACGTTCCCCTCGTGGGCGTGATTCTCGCCGGGAGTCCGCGCGGGACCGCGGAGACGTTCCAGCATCTCGACGCCGTCCTCTTCGCCGGACAGCCGGGTAGCGACGCCGGCGTCGCGATCGCGGATACCCTCTTCGGCGACTACAACCCCTCGGGAAAGCTGCCGTTCACCTGGGAGGGGAACGTCGGTCACGTTCCCCAGTTCTACGACGACTACCCGCCGCGTCAGTCCGTGGACGCGAGCGCGGGGACCGTCCAGTTCGAATTCGGACACGGCCTCTCTTACACCGACTGGGAGTACTCGGAGCTGTCGCTGTCGCCCGACTCGGTGAAAGATCCCGCGACGAACCCCACGGTTACCGCTCGAGTGACCGTCGAAAACACGGGCCGGATGGCCGGCGACCACATCGTCGAGGTGTACAACACGGAGTTCTACGGCTCGGTACTCCAGCCCCACCGCCGACTGATGGGATTCGAACGGGTCCACGTCGAAGCCGGCGGGAGCGAGCGCGTCACGATCGATCTCGACCTCTCCACGCTCGAGGTCGTCCCGGGCGACGTCCCCGGCTGGCGGCCGAAAGTCGTCGAGGCGGGCGAGTACGAGTGTTCCGTCGGCGTGGAGTCGACGACGCTGACCGTCGCAAAGACGGCCTCGATCACCGATCCCGAACCGGCACCCGGCCGCTACGACATCAACGACGACGGCCGCGAGGACTTCGCGGACGTGATGGCGCTCCACCGGCGGCTGAAACGCCGGCGCTGA